Proteins encoded by one window of Pseudonocardia sp. HH130629-09:
- the miaB gene encoding tRNA (N6-isopentenyl adenosine(37)-C2)-methylthiotransferase MiaB — protein sequence MSRSYTVRTYGCQMNVHDSERMAGLLEDAGYARAEDPDTADVVVFNTCAVRENADNKLYGNLGHLRPRKVANPDMQIAVGGCLAQKDRDTITRRAPWVDVVFGTHNVHALPTLLERARHNDEAQVEIAEALEVFPSTLPARRDSAYAGWVSISVGCNNTCTFCIVPSLRGKERDRRPGDVLAEVQTLAADGVLEVTLLGQNVNAYGSDMGDRQAFSKLLRACGEVEGLERVRFTSPHPRDFTSDVIAAMAQTPNVCPQLHMPLQSGSDDVLRRMRRSYRSERFLSILAEVRESIPHAAITTDIIVGFPGETEQDFADTLDVVERARFAAAFTFQYSKRPGTPAADLPDQLPKAVVQERYERLVALQERISWEENRTQEGTVVELLVSTGEGRKDAATARLTGRARDGRLVHFAPGTATGIRPGDVVTVRIDRGAPHHLVADGGVLTHRRTRAGDAAEAGERPSGAPTTLGLPAFGAPASEPAPAAPSCGVPATTGGPR from the coding sequence GTGAGCCGCAGCTACACCGTGCGCACCTACGGGTGCCAGATGAACGTGCACGACTCGGAGCGGATGGCCGGTCTGCTGGAGGACGCCGGGTACGCCCGGGCCGAGGACCCCGACACCGCCGACGTCGTCGTGTTCAACACCTGCGCGGTGCGGGAGAACGCGGACAACAAGCTCTACGGCAACCTCGGGCACCTGCGCCCGCGCAAGGTCGCCAACCCGGACATGCAGATCGCCGTCGGCGGCTGCCTGGCCCAGAAGGACCGCGACACGATCACCCGGCGGGCGCCGTGGGTCGACGTCGTGTTCGGCACGCACAACGTGCACGCACTGCCGACCCTCCTGGAACGCGCCCGGCACAACGACGAGGCCCAGGTCGAGATCGCCGAGGCGCTCGAGGTGTTCCCCTCGACGTTGCCCGCGCGCCGCGACTCCGCCTACGCCGGCTGGGTGTCGATCTCGGTGGGCTGCAACAACACCTGCACGTTCTGCATCGTGCCGTCGCTGCGCGGCAAGGAGCGCGACCGCCGCCCCGGCGACGTGCTCGCCGAGGTGCAGACCCTCGCCGCCGACGGCGTGCTGGAGGTGACCCTGCTCGGACAGAACGTGAACGCCTACGGCTCGGACATGGGTGACAGGCAGGCGTTCTCGAAGCTCCTGCGGGCCTGCGGCGAGGTCGAGGGGCTGGAGCGGGTGCGGTTCACCAGCCCGCACCCGCGCGACTTCACCTCCGACGTCATCGCCGCGATGGCGCAGACCCCGAACGTCTGCCCGCAGCTGCACATGCCCCTGCAGTCCGGCTCCGACGACGTCCTGCGCCGGATGCGTCGCAGCTACCGCTCGGAGCGGTTCCTCTCGATCCTGGCCGAGGTGCGGGAGTCGATCCCGCACGCGGCGATCACCACCGACATCATCGTCGGGTTCCCGGGCGAGACCGAGCAGGACTTCGCCGACACCCTCGACGTCGTCGAGCGGGCCCGGTTCGCCGCGGCGTTCACCTTCCAGTACTCGAAGCGCCCCGGCACCCCGGCCGCGGACCTGCCCGACCAGCTGCCCAAGGCCGTCGTGCAGGAGCGCTACGAGCGCCTCGTCGCACTGCAGGAGCGGATCTCCTGGGAGGAGAACCGCACACAGGAGGGCACGGTGGTGGAGCTGCTGGTGTCCACCGGCGAGGGGCGCAAGGACGCGGCGACCGCCCGTCTCACCGGTCGTGCCCGGGACGGGCGGCTGGTGCACTTCGCGCCCGGTACCGCGACCGGCATCCGGCCCGGGGACGTCGTCACCGTCCGGATCGACCGGGGCGCCCCGCACCACCTCGTCGCCGACGGCGGCGTGCTCACCCACCGCCGCACCCGCGCCGGCGACGCCGCCGAGGCCGGCGAGCGCCCGTCCGGGGCACCCACCACGCTGGGGCTGCCGGCGTTCGGCGCTCCGGCGTCCGAGCCGGCTCCCGCCGCGCCGTCCTGCGGCGTCCCCGCCACCACCGGAGGTCCCCGATGA
- a CDS encoding DUF349 domain-containing protein, translating to MSETHATDAAGQGAEPARATPPKPGPPRPGPPPAARPVPAPAAVAPPAPPAALPSPVPSAADDPGRWGRADDDGTITLVTADGERVVGSYQAGPPAEGLEHYAKRFDALVTETEVLAARIAGGGDAKASLTALTALRDGLDSAHVVGDVPALRTRLDELVGLAEQGVSAAKEERERARHDAVARKEALAVEAEKMAVDSTQWKQAGDRYKAILDEWRTIRGVDKKTDEQLWKRFSKAREAFNRRRGSHFADLDRQRVTAKARKEELVAQAEALADSDEWNATAAAYRDLMTEWKAAGRAHREADDALWARFRGAQDRFFARRGEHFSARDTEFAENAEAKRALLAEAETIDLSDPDGARARLREIQERWEAIGKVPREQIRTLEGRLRGIEDKVAAAADAQWRRTDPETQARVEQFRARVEQFEAQAEKAEAAGDRRRAEQARAQAAQWREWLTAAEQAVDER from the coding sequence GTGTCCGAGACCCACGCGACCGACGCTGCAGGACAGGGTGCCGAGCCCGCCCGGGCCACCCCGCCGAAGCCGGGGCCGCCCCGGCCCGGACCGCCGCCCGCCGCCCGACCCGTGCCCGCCCCGGCCGCGGTCGCACCGCCCGCACCGCCCGCCGCCCTGCCGTCCCCGGTGCCCTCCGCGGCCGACGACCCGGGCCGCTGGGGCCGCGCCGACGACGACGGCACCATCACCCTGGTCACCGCCGACGGCGAGCGGGTCGTCGGCTCCTACCAGGCCGGGCCGCCCGCCGAGGGCCTGGAGCACTACGCGAAGCGGTTCGACGCGCTGGTCACCGAGACCGAGGTGCTCGCCGCGCGGATCGCCGGCGGCGGGGACGCGAAGGCGTCGCTGACCGCGCTGACCGCGCTGCGCGACGGCCTCGACTCCGCGCACGTGGTCGGGGACGTGCCCGCCCTGCGCACGCGGCTCGACGAGCTGGTCGGCCTCGCCGAGCAGGGCGTCAGCGCGGCGAAGGAGGAGCGCGAGCGCGCCCGGCACGACGCCGTCGCCCGCAAGGAGGCGCTCGCCGTCGAGGCCGAGAAGATGGCCGTGGACTCCACCCAGTGGAAGCAGGCCGGGGACCGGTACAAGGCGATCCTCGACGAGTGGCGCACCATCCGCGGCGTCGACAAGAAGACCGACGAGCAGCTGTGGAAGCGCTTCTCGAAGGCCCGCGAGGCGTTCAACCGGCGGCGCGGCTCGCACTTCGCCGACCTCGACCGCCAGCGGGTCACCGCGAAGGCCCGCAAGGAGGAGCTCGTCGCGCAGGCCGAGGCCCTCGCCGACTCCGACGAGTGGAACGCGACCGCGGCCGCCTACCGCGACCTGATGACCGAGTGGAAGGCGGCGGGCCGCGCCCACCGCGAGGCCGACGACGCGCTGTGGGCCCGCTTCCGCGGCGCGCAGGACCGCTTCTTCGCCCGCCGCGGCGAGCACTTCTCCGCCCGCGACACCGAGTTCGCCGAGAACGCCGAGGCGAAGCGGGCGCTGCTCGCCGAGGCCGAGACGATCGACCTGTCCGACCCGGACGGCGCACGGGCCCGGCTGCGTGAGATCCAGGAGCGCTGGGAGGCCATCGGCAAGGTCCCGCGCGAACAGATCCGCACCCTGGAGGGACGGCTGCGCGGGATCGAGGACAAGGTCGCCGCCGCCGCGGACGCGCAGTGGCGCCGCACCGACCCCGAGACCCAGGCGCGCGTCGAGCAGTTCCGGGCGCGGGTCGAGCAGTTCGAGGCGCAGGCGGAGAAGGCCGAGGCGGCCGGTGACCGCAGGCGCGCCGAGCAGGCCCGCGCGCAGGCGGCACAGTGGCGGGAGTGGCTCACCGCCGCCGAGCAGGCGGTCGACGAGCGGTAG